The following DNA comes from Candidatus Obscuribacterales bacterium.
CAAACTCTAGTGTAAGACAGAGATCACATGTCGCGTTCAGGGGTTAGCCTGCGCGCATTCCACCTCGGCGGTTTCCGCCGCCGCTGTTCTCTCTGGGTTTTGCCTTATTTACCCGTAGCTCACGACCGAGCCACTCTGCTCCATCTAACTCTGCAATCACAGTGTCTTCCACAGAATCTTCTTTCATCTCGATGAAAGCAAATCCACGCTTTCTGCCTGTTTCACGGTCAGTAGGAAGGCTGATGCGAGAAACCTCGCCATATTCAGCAAATACTTCTTGCAGGTCTTCTTCGGTTGCCTGAAAAGACAGGTTGCCAACGTAAATAGTCACGATCCTCTCCAAACCAAATCAGTACATTTACAATTCGGAGAGAACATAAGGACTGCGTACCACAATTCTCGCTCTGCTGCCGAACCTTTCTTGCGTGCAATCATATCCTATCTACGCAAAAATGGCAGTAGAGTTTTTGTTAAGTTTTTGAAACATTCACAAAAATATCGCCGTACCAAGCAGTACGGTCGCGTCATGGGGTGAATTAAAAGCGTTTGAGGAGACAACCATAACAGGTGATAAAGCGCACCGCGTTATGTAACGTAGATTTCATTGTAGCAGCACATGTAGAGCGACTCCGAATTCTGCTGGGCCAGATATGGAGTTCTTAACCTATTTTTCATCTTTTGGGCGATCGCTCCAGATGGCGGCGATCGCTAGGATCATCGCTGGGATAGGTGTCTAGTTGTATCATTCTCTATCCTTTTATGAACGGCTCCATGGTTTTGTAACGTGCCTAACCATATCTCTCGCTAACCCCTGCAAAATTCAGACTAGCGTTAGGCTGAGGCTCTGGTGTCAGGATGGGTGCGATCGCCGATCGGCTCCAAGCATGGCAAAGGCTACGGGATTAAAACAAGGAGTTGTCGATGAGCCAAGTGGTGATTCAGGGTGGACGGATTGTAACGGCGGTGGATGATTACGTCGCCGATATTTTGGTGGAGAATGGCAAGGTCGAGGCGATCGCTCGCCACTTGGACGTACCGGGGGCTGTGTGTCATGACGCGACCGGGATGCTGGTGATTCCGGGGGGCATTGACGTCCATACCCATATGGAAGGCCCCCAGGGGCCAGCGATGAACTGTGATACCTATGAGTCGGGTACCTATGCGGCGGCTTTTGGCGGTACAACGACGATCGTTGACTTTGCTTATCAAGGGCGGGGGGAAAGCGCTAAGCAGACGTTGGACGAACGCCTGGCCTTGGCAGAGCCGCAGGTCTGTATCGACTACAGTTTCCACATGGTACTCACGGACATTAATCCGGATGTGTTGGCAGAGTTGCCGGATCTGATCAACCAGGATGGGATATCCAGTATCAAAATGTACATGGCCTATCCCGGCACCCTGATGGTGAGTGATGCAGATATTTTTCGCACCATGCGCGCCGTGGGTGACCATGGCGGCATGGTGAATCTCCATGCCGAGAATGGGCAGGTGATTCAGGTGTTGATTGAAGAGGCATTAGCCCAGGGCAATACGTCGCCGAAGTATCATGCCCTGACTCGCCCTCGGATTATGGAAGCTGAGGCTACCCATCGAGCGATCCGCATTGCTGAATTGGCGGAGATTCCGGTCTATATCGTACATCTCTCTGCTCCAGAAGCCCTCGCGGCGGTGGTGGAGGCCCGCGATCGCGGCATTGAGGCGTTTGCCGAAACCTGTCCCCACTATTTGTTTCTCCACAGCGAGGAATATGAACGTCCTGGCTTTGATGGGGCCAAGTATGTGATGACGCCACCGTTGCGGGATCACCATTGCCATCATGATCTATGGCGAGGGTTGCGGTTTGATGATCTACAACTGGTGGCCACGGATCACTGTCCGTTTTGCATGAATGAACAACCCCTGGGCGTACGGTTTTCGAAACAATTGGGCCACGACAATTTCAACAAAATTCCCAACGGTGCTCCTGGGGTAGAAGATCGTTTAGTGCTGATCTATGACGGCGGTGTGCGCACGGGCAAAATTTCCCTGAATCGCTTCGTGCAACTCACGGCTACGGCCCCTGCCAAGATGTTTGGCCTATTTCCCCGCAAGGGCACGATCGCTGTGGGCAGTGATGCCGATTTGGTGATCTTTGATCCAGAAGAACAGCATGTGATTAGCGCCAGCTCCCACCATTCGCGGGTAGACTATTCCATGTTTGAAGGGCGGCAGGTGACTGGCAAGGTGAAGAAGGTGTTTGTGCGAGGACGCTTGCTGGTGGATGGCGATCGCTGGTGTGGAGAAGCAGGCTATGGCACTTTTCAAAAGCGATCGGCCTCGGGACGGATCCTATAGTTCTTCTTAGGACTCCTGAAACCTCAGAACGGCTTTTGCAGTCATGACCCTTAGGAATGTGAGTGCTGGGACGTAGGGGCGATCGCTCCCCATCGAGGGCGATCGCCGTTACCATCAGTGTCATAGCAATCCATTGTCCTGCCCATGCCTAGCCCAATGAGCTGGGTTTGTTCATCCTCTGGATAGGCAGGAAAAGTCTTGATGAGCCGTTACTAAAGAATCCTATGGCAGCCACAGCGTCGTTTCGTTCCCTTGGGTCTTGTCTCAAGCGTCTGTCCAAACCCCTGATCGTCGGCAGTATGGCGATCGCCCTCAGTTTGGGCGCATCTCCGGCTTGGGCTGGAGACCCCTTCCGCACGAGTGACCCTCACAGCATTGGTGATCAAACGGAAGCGGCTTTCCGCGCCATGTTTGAACAGGGCAATTATGTAGAAGCCGGTCGCCTATTAGAATCTGCCGAAGACGATGAACCTATGTCCCACGCCATGGTGGCTTCCCTGGCCTACCTAGAAGAGGATTGGGATACCATGGGTCGCCGCGCTACGCTCACCCGTGAGGCGGCAGAAGCTTTGGTGGAGACGGATCCTTTACGGGGCAATCTTTATATAGCCGTGGGGCATTTCATGGAAGGAGCCCATGTGATTATGACCCAAGGCACCCTTCGGGGATCACCCACGGCTTTAATGAAGCTGCAGAGTGTTTTTAGCCACATCAATGCGGCTGAAGCGATTGATGCCACTGATCCAGAATTGAATCTGGTCAAAGGGTTTATGGATTTGATGATTGCCGTGAATTTGCCCTTTGCTGATCCGGAAGAGGCAATTAGCCGCCTAGACAACTATGCTGCACCGCCCTACGTGGCCCAGCGCGGGATTGCGGTGGCTTGTCGTGATTTGGATGACCATAGCTGCGCTATGGACGCCATAGATCAAGCGATCGCTGCGGCTCCCAATAATCCAGACTTGTACTATCTCAAGGCGCAAATTTTGGTGCAGCAAGGGGATGAAGCGGCCAGCCTTGAGTTTTTCGACCTGGCTCTGGAGAGTCGCGGTAATTTCCCCACGGCCCTCGGCAACCAAATTGCTTGGGAGCGGTGTCGTACCAATAATCGGGTGACGGACGGTAATCAAAATTGCGATCGCCTACGTCGCTAACGAAGCACTGGTATTCATCGATGGCCCATTGTCCCTAGCTGGTCTTAACCACCGGAATTAATCGATTTCCCGTCGTCCTTCTAAGGCGCGCGCCAGGGTGACTTCGTCGGCATATTCTAAATCACCGCCCATCGGCAGCCCAAAGGCAATGCGGGTCACCTTGGTAAATGGTTTCAGCAACTGCCCGAGATACAGCGTCGTGGTTTCTCCTTCGACGCTGGGGCTGATGGCGATGATCACTTCTGACACCTGCTGCTGGCTAACGCGGCGAATCAAAGGCGCAATGTGTAGTTGATCAGG
Coding sequences within:
- a CDS encoding Sll0314/Alr1548 family TPR repeat-containing protein — protein: MAATASFRSLGSCLKRLSKPLIVGSMAIALSLGASPAWAGDPFRTSDPHSIGDQTEAAFRAMFEQGNYVEAGRLLESAEDDEPMSHAMVASLAYLEEDWDTMGRRATLTREAAEALVETDPLRGNLYIAVGHFMEGAHVIMTQGTLRGSPTALMKLQSVFSHINAAEAIDATDPELNLVKGFMDLMIAVNLPFADPEEAISRLDNYAAPPYVAQRGIAVACRDLDDHSCAMDAIDQAIAAAPNNPDLYYLKAQILVQQGDEAASLEFFDLALESRGNFPTALGNQIAWERCRTNNRVTDGNQNCDRLRR
- a CDS encoding RNA-binding protein; the encoded protein is MTIYVGNLSFQATEEDLQEVFAEYGEVSRISLPTDRETGRKRGFAFIEMKEDSVEDTVIAELDGAEWLGRELRVNKAKPRENSGGGNRRGGMRAG
- the hydA gene encoding dihydropyrimidinase, whose translation is MSQVVIQGGRIVTAVDDYVADILVENGKVEAIARHLDVPGAVCHDATGMLVIPGGIDVHTHMEGPQGPAMNCDTYESGTYAAAFGGTTTIVDFAYQGRGESAKQTLDERLALAEPQVCIDYSFHMVLTDINPDVLAELPDLINQDGISSIKMYMAYPGTLMVSDADIFRTMRAVGDHGGMVNLHAENGQVIQVLIEEALAQGNTSPKYHALTRPRIMEAEATHRAIRIAELAEIPVYIVHLSAPEALAAVVEARDRGIEAFAETCPHYLFLHSEEYERPGFDGAKYVMTPPLRDHHCHHDLWRGLRFDDLQLVATDHCPFCMNEQPLGVRFSKQLGHDNFNKIPNGAPGVEDRLVLIYDGGVRTGKISLNRFVQLTATAPAKMFGLFPRKGTIAVGSDADLVIFDPEEQHVISASSHHSRVDYSMFEGRQVTGKVKKVFVRGRLLVDGDRWCGEAGYGTFQKRSASGRIL